Proteins from one Monodelphis domestica isolate mMonDom1 chromosome 6, mMonDom1.pri, whole genome shotgun sequence genomic window:
- the UBE2K gene encoding ubiquitin-conjugating enzyme E2 K isoform X3, translating to MTLRTVLLSLQALLAAAEPDDPQDAVVANQYKQNPEMFKQTARLWAHVYAGAPVSSPEYTKKIENLCAMGFDRNAVIVALSSKSWDVETATELLLSN from the exons ATGACTCTAAGGACAGTATTGCTCTCATTACAAGCATTATTGGCAGCTGCAGAACCAGATGATCCACAAGATGCAGTAGTAGCAAATCAG TACAAACAAAATCCAGAAATGTTCAAACAGACAGCTCGACTTTGGGCACATGTGTATGCTGGAGCACCAGTTTCTAGTCCAGAATAcaccaaaaaaatagaaaacctaTGTGCTATGGGCTTTGATAGG aatgCAGTAATAGTGGCCTTGTCTTCAAAATCATGGGATGTAGAGACTGCAACAGAATTACTTCTGAgtaactga